The following coding sequences are from one Ochotona princeps isolate mOchPri1 chromosome 8, mOchPri1.hap1, whole genome shotgun sequence window:
- the LOC131480904 gene encoding thyroid receptor-interacting protein 11-like, whose protein sequence is MSSWLGSISSGLGHSLGQVGGGLVSLTGHISNFTKDMLVQGAGEVAELPTSGRGEIELLHLLLKSENERLQNLCSDLEEKHESLERQMKQQSTSYTGQLQQKEREIYHLKVRQAELQKELVKLKAFHSARGSIVAICTSSCALGYGAGQPRPAFSDEDMISIDLNSAEEEIYWLPSEGSGLESEVGHWKNTAEVSKEERPHRSDQNEVSKLQKIIKDLKQNQKQELDNCQHEIAELQDAHHLQLAELTCQHREEVRAQEARVEELQQLLEQGFSGDYHAKVSEMQKSIEVLQTEKTESSQKINELEGKIKDMTQRLTSAEHDNDSLQREYEQLNVEKGQILLECETLRVECERLACCAEKPVEPAAGEETIAVAEEVLRLQQALADSENETKTLNQHVILMKDQLLNQRNEGDVIISKLKEDLDHEKKRVHQLERDKANISEELEEERKNLIQNKFELCALHSTKQELEDKVQDLVDQLNKAQKNNEGIQKENLHLKMNLQQNEEEHSRIRKELIISQDLSNNCNNLLKEKEIEVRNLKQQLSEAEKRDENLQKIAFDLRIENEKLILACEQVKHNLEESVTVNNRVSLEKDMIVETLTREKEQLEAQLHGSEQRLSEEAGRHRQSLEELSSAHALDSSALKLEQERLLKLNQEKDLEIAALQKSIEKLDTRHKHTEELLSSSLERQEQLTQVINEKENCIENLHEKSSELQAELDRCIETSKKNEILQRTVEEKDRSLGCIKEEINHLQEELERLREQQSRAAQGAGPGSPDSVAKLESEVTHLTIVKEHLEEEIKEHLKIIEYQRQDKRQLLQSLQVLKKAMEEYKHQYEQMNASHALLLSEKDEEIQNLQKTIEQIKTQVPKEGQHIPTKNCDICPEAKVQNVSLENESEKHELSKAETEELVKGIQERDLEIKLLHEKNISLTKRIDQLSKDDVGKLTQLLQQKDLEIQALHVQMSSPSYSQDILALQQQLQASTTEREQVLAVLSAQTRENSHLKTEYHKMMDIVFAKEAALVKLQQENKQMSSKLENTSQEMFRETLQNLSWIIREKDFEVDALRQKCETLLTVLQTSGTGNEAGGVNSDQFEKLLQERDQLRQKVSKMLEWKEQVTTMVRNMHPESAHLHQELLQLQEQMLESSKSSVKLQGNYDDLIQNYEQNENKLKNLRRELTQMQRYLGQQGNAKELSIGKLDSISPPPLTGSLSPCEAAGPLGAYESDRTRETSPSLQQEVEELRRSLKERENTIRRLLENNQHLFDSIAAAAELGRKQHEQHDLELRQLKQTYDVLQNLLKEKDLLLEDRSHRLLSSNENLANTVSENEILRQAVTNLKEKILILEMDISKLKDENDKIVEETREKEHAHQALQETNSKISMMLQEKEAAECHSLKDKAVAFEQLLKEKAQGKAEELNELLNTVKSMQKKDQLKQQGCVARWVSGWLGGGAQTDPNTPPRPKQQARLNRSFVELFVSYLQTESLPSSIPPSKLPASETKPLDSGLDLGRPGSLLLEPHTDLLPPVVTLAPPSVPVNNSTGVVTQDLLKK, encoded by the coding sequence ATGTCTTCCTGGTTGGGGAGCATCAGCTCTGGTCTAGGCCATTCTCTGGGACAAGTGGGGGGCGGTTTGGTGTCCCTCACCGGCCACATCTCTAATTTTACAAAGGATATGCTCGTGCAAGGAGCAGGGGAAGTAGCAGAATTACCAACTTCCGGAAGAGGAGAAATTGAACTCCTTCATTTGCtcttaaaatcagaaaatgaaaggcTCCAAAACCTATGTAGTGATCTTGAAGAGAAACATGAATCGTTAGAACGTCAAATGAAACAGCAGTCAACAAGTTACACAGGCCAGCTTCAGCAAAAAGAGAGGGAAATTTACCACCTTAAAGTCAGACAAGCAGAGCTGCAGAAGGAGCTGGTAAAGCTGAAGGCGTTCCACTCAGCACGTGGCAGCATTGTCGCCATCTGCACCTCATCATGTGCACTAGGCTACGGGGCCGGTCAGCCCAGGCCAGCATTTAGTGATGAGGACATGATTAGTATTGACTTGAATTCCGCAGAAGAAGAAATTTACTGGCTGCCTAGTGAAGGCTCGGGGCTCGAGTCTGAGGTTGGCCACTGGAAAAACACAGCTGAGGTTTCTAAGGAGGAAAGACCACATCGTTCTGATCAAAACGAAGTCAGCAAGCTGCAGAAAATAATCAAAGAtcttaaacaaaatcaaaaacaggaacttGATAACTGCCAACATGAAATAGCAGAATTGCAAGATGCACATCATCTGCAACTGGCTGAGCTGACTTGTCAACACCGAGAGGAAGTGCGTGCTCAGGAGGCACGGGTTGAGGAGCTTCAACAACTATTGGAGCAAGGTTTTTCAGGAGACTACCACGCTAAAGTCTCCGAGATGCAAAAGTCCATCGAAGTATTGCAAACAGAAAAAACTGAATCCTCCCAAAAAATCAATGAACTGGAGGGTAAAATAAAAGACATGACTCAAAGATTAACTTCTGCCGAGCATGACAACGATAGTTTGCAGAGAGAATACGAACAGCTGAATGTGGAAAAGGGACAAATCTTGCTTGAATGTGAGACGTTACGAGTGGAATGTGAGAGGCTGGCATGTTGTGCTGAGAAGCCCGTGGAGCCTGCGGCGGGCGAAGAAACCATTGCGGTGGCGGAGGAAGTGCTCAGGCTCCAGCAGGCACTAGCTGACagtgaaaatgaaaccaaaacgCTGAATCAACATGTAATTTTAATGAAAGATCAGCTATTAAACCAACGAAACGAAGGCGATGTTATCATCAGTAAACTAAAAGAAGATCTAGATCATGAAAAAAAGCGAGTTCATCAGCTTGAGAGGGACAAAGCAAACATTTCTGAAGAattggaggaggagagaaaaaattTAATTCAGAATAAATTTGAGCTGTGTGCTTTGCATTCAACCAAGCAGGAGCTTGAAGATAAAGTACAAGATTTAGTTGATCAGCTAAATAAGGCACAGAAAAACAATGAAGGCATCCAGAAAGAGAATCTGCACCTTAAAATGAACCTTCAGCAAAATGAGGAGGAGCATAGTAGAATTAGAAAAGAATTAATTATTAGTCAAGACCTTAGTAATAATTGTAACAATTTacttaaagaaaaggaaattgaagTAAGAAACTTAAAGCAGCAGCTTTCAGAAGCCGAAAAGCGTGatgaaaatttacagaaaattgCCTTTGATCTCAGAATAGAAAATGAGAAGTTGATTTTGGCATGTGAACAGGTGAAACATAACTTAGAAGAGTCTGTTACTGTAAACAATCGGGTTTCTTTAGAAAAAGACATGATTGTGGAGACCCTGACAAgggaaaaggagcagctagaAGCTCAGTTACATGGCTCTGAGCAGAGGCTGTCGGAGGAGGCCGGCAGGCACAGGCAGAGCCTCGAGGAGCTGTCCAGCGCACACGCGTTGGATTCCTCTGCCCTTAAGCTGGAACAGGAACGTTTACTGAAACTCAATCAGGAGAAGGACTTGGAAATAGCGGCTCTGCAAAAGAGCATTGAGAAACTAGACACCCGTCATAAACATACCGAGGAGCTTTTGTCGTCTAGTTTAGAAAGGCAGGAGCAGCTGACACAAGTTATAAATGAGAAGGAAAACTGCATTGAAAATCTTCATGAAAAAAGTTCAGAGCTGCAGGCAGAATTGGACAGATGTATTGAGActtctaaaaagaatgaaattttacaacGGACGGTAGAGGAAAAGGATCGAAGCCTGGGCTGcattaaagaagaaattaatCATCTCCAGGAGGAGCTCGAGCGGCTCAGGGAGCAGCAGAGTCGGGCTGCGCAGGGCGCCGGGCCCGGATCCCCTGACAGCGTGGCCAAACTAGAGTCAGAGGTGACCCATCTTACCATTGTCAAGGAACATCTGGAAGAAGAGATTAAGGAACATCTAAAGATCATTGAATATCAAAGACAGGATAAGAGGCAGCTGCTTCAGTCTCTGCAGGTGCTGAAGAAGGCAATGGAGGAGTATAAGCACCAGTATGAGCAAATGAATGCCAGCCATGCGCTGCTGTTGTCAGAGAAAGATGAGGAAATTCAGAACCTGCAGAAAACAATTGAACAGATCAAAACCCAGGTGCCCAAGGAAGGACAGCATATCCCCACCAAAAACTGTGATATATGTCCTGAAGCGAAAGTTCAAAATGTTAGCCTTGAAAACGAAAGTGAAAAACATGAACTATctaaagcagaaacagaagagttaGTAAAAGGAATACAAGAGCGAGATTTGGAGATTAAGCTTCTACATGAAAAGAATATATCTTTAACTAAACGGATTGACCAACTATCAAAGGATGACGTAGGAAAGCTAACTCAACTTCTTCAGCAGAAGGATTTGGAAATCCAAGCTCTTCATGTTCAAATGTCTTCGCCGTCCTACTCCCAGGACATCCTTGCCcttcagcagcagctgcaagCCTCCACTACGGAGAGAGAGCAGGTATTAGCTGTTCTCAGTGCCCAAACGAGGGAAAACAGCCATCTCAAAACGGAATATCACAAAATGATGGACATAGTGTTTGCCAAAGAGGCAGCACTTGTTAAACTCcaacaagaaaataaacaaatgtcctCCAAGCTGGAGAACACCAGCCAAGAAATGTTTAGAGAAACGCTTCAGAATCTATCATGGATCATAAGAGAAAAGGACTTTGAGGTAGACGCATTACGGCAAAAATGCGAGACCTTATTGACGGTCCTGCAAACCTCTGGCACCGGTAATGAGGCCGGGGGTGTTAACAGTGATCAGTTTGAAAAGCTGTTACAGGAACGTGACCAGTTAAGACAAAAGGTAAGCAAAATGTTAGAGTGGAAAGAGCAAGTCACAACTATGGTCCGGAATATGCACCCTGAGTCAGCCCATCTCCACCAAGAGCTGCTTCAGCTCCAAGAGCAAATGTTGGAAAGCAGCAAGAGTAGCGTGAAATTACAAGGCAACTACGATGACCTGATACAGAattatgaacaaaatgaaaacaaactgaaaaatttgAGGCGCGAGTTGACACAAATGCAGCGCTATTTGGGGCAGCAAGGCAATGCCAAAGAACTCTCTATAGGAAAACTTGATAGCATTTCACCCCCACCGCTCACTGGGTCATTGTCTCCTTGTGAGGCAGCAGGGCCTCTTGGAGCCTATGAGTCTGATAGAACCAGGGAGACTTCCCCATCGCTTCAGCAAGAGGTAGAAGAGCTAAGGAGATccctgaaagaaagagaaaataccaTCAGAAGACTGCTGGAGAATAACCAACACCTGTTTGACTCCATCGCTGCCGCCGCAGAGCTGGGAAGGAAACAGCACGAGCAGCACGATTTGGAGCTCAGGCAGCTGAAGCAAACGTATGATGTCCTGCAAAACCTCCTCAAGGAGAAAGACCTCCTCCTCGAGGACCGAAGTCATCGGCTGCTTTCCTCAAATGAGAATTTGGCCAACACAGTgagtgaaaatgaaattttaagacaGGCAGTAACAAACCTAAAGGAGAAAATACTAATTTTAGAAATGGACATTTCAAAACTAAAggatgaaaatgacaaaatagtGGAAGAGACTAGGGAGAAGGAGCATGCACATCAAGCATTACAAGAGACGAACAGCAAGATCTCCATGATGTTGCAAGAAAAAGAGGCCGCCGAGTGTCATTCACTGAAGGACAAAGCTGTTGCTTTTGAGCAACTGTTGAAGGAAAAAGCACAGGGCAAGGCCGAGGAGTTAAATGAACTTTTAAATACAGTTAAGTCAATGcagaagaaggatcagttgaaaCAGCAAGGCTGTGTTGCTCgatgggtgagtgggtggctTGGAGGGGGAGCCCAAACTGACCCCAACACCCCTCCAAGACCAAAGCAGCAGGCCAGGCTCAACAGGTCATTTGTGGAACTTTTTGTCAGTTACTTGCAAACGGAATCACTCCCATCATCCATTCCACCGTCCAAACTTCCGGCCAGTGAGACGAAACCTCTGGATTCTGGACTTGACCTGGGCAGACCCGGGAGCCTTCTGCTGGAGCCCCACACGGACTTACTGCCACCAGTGGTTACATTGGCACCACCGTCAGTGCCAGTGAACAACAGCACTGGAGTTGTGACACAAGATCTTTTAAAGAAGTAG